A window from Streptomyces sp. NBC_00271 encodes these proteins:
- a CDS encoding helix-turn-helix domain-containing protein — MAEAEAALRTLAHNVRTARTRAGLSLDELGRRAKVSKGALVGLEKAQGNPNFATLVRLADTLGVSVSALLEGSSEGRVRVVAADAVMPLWTGAQGSEARLMLTTSGPAPVEVWRWKLEPGEEYPSHPHQAGVVETVSVTAGRMTLIVDGAEHTVEVGQTATFDGDAPHTYRGAGTEPCHLIMTVHLPPGPVSTS; from the coding sequence CGCTCGCGCACAACGTCAGGACGGCCCGCACCCGCGCGGGCCTGTCCCTGGACGAGCTCGGCCGTCGCGCCAAGGTCAGCAAGGGGGCTCTCGTCGGGTTGGAGAAAGCGCAGGGCAACCCGAACTTCGCCACCCTGGTCCGGCTGGCCGACACCCTCGGCGTCTCGGTGTCCGCTCTGCTGGAGGGGTCGTCCGAAGGTCGCGTCCGTGTCGTGGCCGCCGATGCCGTGATGCCGTTGTGGACCGGAGCGCAGGGCAGCGAGGCCCGGCTCATGCTGACGACCTCGGGCCCGGCCCCGGTCGAGGTCTGGCGCTGGAAACTGGAGCCGGGCGAGGAGTACCCCAGCCACCCCCACCAGGCCGGAGTCGTGGAAACCGTCAGCGTCACCGCCGGCCGGATGACCCTGATCGTCGACGGCGCCGAGCACACCGTTGAAGTCGGACAGACCGCCACTTTCGACGGCGACGCCCCCCACACCTACCGCGGTGCCGGCACCGAACCCTGCCACCTGATCATGACGGTCCACCTGCCGCCCGGTCCCGTTTCCACATCCTGA
- a CDS encoding alpha/beta fold hydrolase: MSEVKNIVLVHGGFVDGSGWQGVYDHLTADGYRVTVVQNPTLSLAGDVAATHQILDDLDGPAVLVGHSYGGVVITEAGNHPNVAGLAYVAAFAPDKGESVSSLIADPPPGAPVPPILPPKDGFLFLDRGKFAASFAADVPAVVAAFMADSQVPWGVDALGGTVSEPAWRTKPSWYLVATDDRMIPPPAQRVMSERAGSTVTETPGSHAVYVSNPAAVAAVINQAAHAVSAR, from the coding sequence GTGAGCGAAGTGAAGAACATCGTGTTGGTCCACGGTGGTTTCGTCGATGGCTCGGGCTGGCAGGGCGTCTACGATCATCTGACCGCCGACGGGTACCGGGTCACCGTCGTGCAGAATCCGACCCTGTCACTGGCCGGCGACGTCGCCGCGACGCACCAGATCCTCGACGACCTCGACGGCCCTGCCGTGCTGGTCGGCCACTCCTACGGTGGCGTCGTCATCACCGAAGCGGGCAACCACCCGAACGTCGCCGGGCTTGCCTACGTCGCGGCGTTCGCGCCCGACAAGGGCGAGTCCGTCAGCTCCCTGATCGCCGACCCGCCGCCCGGTGCGCCGGTTCCGCCGATCCTGCCGCCCAAGGACGGGTTCCTGTTCCTGGACAGGGGCAAGTTCGCGGCCTCGTTCGCCGCCGACGTGCCCGCGGTCGTGGCGGCCTTCATGGCCGACTCGCAGGTGCCTTGGGGCGTGGACGCGCTCGGCGGGACGGTGTCGGAACCGGCCTGGCGGACCAAGCCCTCGTGGTACCTGGTCGCCACCGATGACCGCATGATCCCGCCGCCCGCCCAGCGCGTGATGTCCGAGCGGGCGGGGTCGACCGTCACCGAGACCCCGGGCAGCCACGCCGTCTACGTCTCCAACCCCGCGGCCGTGGCGGCCGTCATCAACCAGGCGGCGCACGCGGTCTCCGCCCGTTAG
- a CDS encoding alpha/beta fold hydrolase has translation MITRRRALVSGVAVAATAAMVGPAGSTAAAADHTKAQSKAKPTIVLVHGGFADASGWNGVIERLQHDGYKTIAPANPLRGIPTDAA, from the coding sequence ATGATCACCCGTCGTCGGGCGCTCGTGAGCGGAGTCGCCGTCGCCGCGACGGCCGCGATGGTCGGCCCGGCCGGTTCCACCGCCGCGGCCGCCGACCACACCAAGGCCCAGTCGAAGGCCAAGCCGACCATCGTTCTGGTGCACGGCGGGTTCGCCGACGCCTCCGGCTGGAACGGCGTCATCGAACGGCTCCAGCACGACGGCTACAAGACCATCGCGCCCGCCAACCCGCTGCGCGGCATCCCCACCGACGCCGCCTAA
- a CDS encoding alpha/beta fold hydrolase yields the protein MVGHSYGGAVITNAAAGNRNVKALVYVAAFAPDKGEQLGVLLNKYPGSLIGSSVQGVPYPNPDGTTGTDLYMQADKFRAAFAAELRHLGEQAAERGASSRSAAPRTPPHQAAA from the coding sequence CTGGTCGGCCACTCCTACGGCGGCGCCGTAATCACCAACGCCGCCGCGGGCAACCGCAACGTCAAGGCACTGGTCTACGTCGCGGCGTTCGCACCCGACAAGGGCGAGCAGCTCGGCGTCCTGCTCAACAAGTACCCCGGCAGCCTGATCGGCTCCTCCGTACAGGGAGTGCCCTACCCCAACCCGGACGGCACCACCGGCACCGACCTCTATATGCAGGCCGACAAGTTCCGGGCCGCCTTCGCAGCCGAGCTGCGCCACCTCGGAGAGCAGGCCGCTGAGCGCGGGGCATCCTCACGCTCAGCGGCTCCACGCACCCCACCCCACCAGGCGGCCGCCTGA
- a CDS encoding phosphotriesterase family protein: MHEHVLVLSEELRQSIPENWDEQLRIDGAVTRLTALAETGVSTIVDPTVIGLGRDVRRVAAVNARVDLNIIVATGLYTLAEVPDYFRYHGPGTLLGGPESMTDLFVRELTEGFAGTGIKAAFLKCAIEDELTPGVERVMRAVAQAHLRTGAPITVHTSAHAQTGLTAQEILRSEGVDLGAVVIGHSGYTSDPDYLHRLIDNGSYLGMDRFGEQIAPNWHYTHLHDHVLPALLQAGVTQAQLDTMLVDNPRRYFSPANS, from the coding sequence ATGCACGAACACGTCCTCGTCCTCAGCGAGGAACTGCGCCAGAGCATCCCGGAGAACTGGGACGAGCAGCTGCGCATAGACGGCGCGGTCACCCGGCTGACCGCGCTGGCAGAGACGGGAGTGTCCACGATCGTCGATCCGACCGTCATCGGCCTCGGCCGTGACGTTCGACGCGTCGCAGCGGTCAACGCGCGCGTCGACCTCAACATCATCGTCGCGACCGGCCTCTACACACTGGCGGAAGTGCCGGACTACTTCCGCTACCACGGGCCCGGCACCCTGCTCGGCGGCCCCGAGAGCATGACCGACCTGTTCGTCCGCGAGCTCACCGAGGGCTTCGCCGGCACCGGCATCAAGGCGGCCTTCCTCAAATGCGCGATCGAGGACGAGCTCACCCCCGGCGTCGAGCGGGTCATGCGCGCCGTGGCTCAGGCCCACCTCCGCACCGGAGCCCCGATTACCGTACACACCAGCGCTCATGCCCAGACCGGCCTGACCGCTCAGGAGATCCTGCGCAGCGAGGGCGTCGACCTCGGCGCCGTTGTCATCGGGCACAGTGGTTACACCTCCGATCCGGACTACCTGCACCGGCTCATCGACAACGGCTCCTACCTCGGCATGGACCGCTTCGGCGAACAGATCGCACCGAACTGGCACTACACGCACCTGCACGACCACGTCCTTCCAGCGCTGCTGCAAGCCGGGGTCACCCAGGCGCAATTGGACACCATGCTCGTCGACAACCCACGCCGCTACTTCAGCCCGGCCAATTCCTAG
- a CDS encoding ATP-binding protein: protein MPATDGMLVGREHELKAVEEFVLRAASDEDALVLYGEAGVGKTVLLDAAEEAAAASGVPVIRTVGVEVETDLAYAALYRLLTPFLSQLDELSGQQRRTLATALGLDEGPPPDRLAVSNAALSLLGLARGDGPLLVIVDDLPWLDRMSAAVLAFVARRLAGARIGFLGAFRTGESSFFDGGGLAAVEVMPLGQTAAASLIDRRYPALAPRVRQQVLAEAAGNPLALLELPARVADRSHERQTAPALPLSQRLEHLFAARVDPLPTPTRRALLLAALDATGDMLTCTCTSNMYAVQSRPSHLPVGRHPPLQWLASRHVADPVDRLSRPRERRRPPPPGGPSPRPGDQLAPGSEASPLRQHSKTTQMSSSSSTAKTRTRKKNRASGAFSRKTPGGGTRGAGYGNQTSQMPSSPASLRSTSNADSKRSSSA, encoded by the coding sequence TTGCCGGCCACGGATGGCATGTTGGTCGGGCGGGAGCACGAGCTGAAGGCCGTTGAGGAGTTCGTGCTTCGGGCAGCGAGTGACGAGGATGCCCTGGTGCTCTACGGGGAAGCCGGCGTCGGTAAGACGGTCTTGCTCGACGCCGCCGAAGAGGCGGCTGCCGCGAGCGGGGTTCCCGTCATTCGGACCGTCGGCGTCGAGGTCGAAACGGATCTGGCGTACGCCGCTCTGTACCGGCTGCTGACGCCGTTCCTGTCGCAGCTCGACGAGTTGAGCGGGCAGCAGCGTCGCACGCTGGCGACAGCGCTCGGGCTCGACGAGGGGCCGCCGCCCGACCGCCTGGCCGTATCGAACGCGGCGCTGTCGCTCCTCGGGCTGGCCAGGGGCGACGGTCCGCTCCTGGTGATCGTGGACGATCTGCCGTGGCTGGACCGTATGAGCGCGGCGGTACTGGCGTTCGTCGCGCGGCGGCTGGCCGGCGCCCGCATCGGGTTTCTCGGCGCCTTCCGCACGGGTGAGTCGAGCTTCTTCGACGGCGGTGGGCTGGCGGCCGTCGAGGTGATGCCACTCGGCCAGACCGCCGCCGCCAGCCTGATCGACCGGCGCTACCCGGCACTTGCGCCAAGAGTGCGCCAGCAAGTGCTCGCCGAGGCGGCCGGGAATCCGCTGGCGCTGCTGGAACTGCCCGCGCGAGTGGCCGATCGCAGCCATGAACGGCAGACGGCTCCGGCACTGCCGTTGAGCCAGCGGCTGGAGCATCTGTTCGCCGCCAGGGTCGATCCGCTTCCGACCCCGACCCGGCGCGCCCTGTTGCTCGCCGCGCTCGACGCCACCGGTGACATGCTCACCTGCACCTGCACGTCGAACATGTACGCCGTACAGTCACGCCCGAGTCACCTACCGGTCGGGCGACACCCGCCACTTCAGTGGTTGGCAAGCCGCCATGTGGCCGACCCCGTTGACCGGCTTTCTCGCCCGCGGGAACGGAGGCGGCCACCTCCTCCGGGCGGACCCAGCCCGAGACCTGGTGATCAGCTCGCGCCGGGCTCAGAGGCGAGCCCGCTCCGGCAGCACTCGAAGACAACGCAGATGTCGTCGTCCTCATCCACCGCGAAGACACGTACGAGAAAGAAAAACCGCGCCAGCGGTGCCTTCAGTCGTAAGACCCCCGGCGGTGGCACCAGGGGCGCCGGCTATGGAAACCAGACCTCGCAGATGCCGTCCTCGCCCGCCTCGCTCCGGTCGACATCGAACGCCGACTCGAAGCGCTCCTCATCCGCGTAG
- a CDS encoding DUF6333 family protein has product MSPVSPGTQVNPRHSGHAHLVVVHPPFTTPLQPNERPPATAHDPGAARAAVLSLSTVSAIRREYAPSRLEHPGSPTNREELDGVRAAVWGSTAKISDPALVEDGVLASALEDEFQAQRKKYPDARIVAVCERDFGASYTKILVAVPGTPDLMVEGFDELEITGDPRATLAAVGIDLDPLGEGYDISDEGFFDYEGFLHMLTGGALSVYADEERFESAFDVDRSEAGEDGICEVWFP; this is encoded by the coding sequence ATGAGTCCCGTATCCCCCGGAACGCAGGTGAATCCCCGTCACAGCGGGCACGCGCATCTGGTCGTCGTCCATCCCCCCTTCACGACCCCGCTCCAGCCCAACGAGCGGCCGCCTGCCACTGCCCACGACCCTGGGGCGGCCAGGGCCGCGGTGCTGTCCCTGTCGACCGTCTCGGCGATCCGCCGTGAGTACGCTCCGTCCCGACTGGAACATCCGGGAAGCCCTACCAACCGGGAAGAGCTGGACGGCGTACGCGCGGCCGTGTGGGGCTCCACGGCGAAGATCAGCGACCCGGCGCTTGTCGAAGACGGGGTATTGGCCAGTGCTTTGGAGGACGAGTTCCAGGCGCAGCGGAAGAAGTATCCGGATGCCCGGATCGTCGCTGTCTGCGAACGCGACTTCGGCGCCTCGTACACGAAGATCCTTGTTGCTGTGCCCGGCACCCCCGATCTGATGGTCGAGGGCTTCGACGAGTTGGAGATCACCGGAGACCCGCGCGCCACTCTGGCCGCCGTGGGGATCGACCTCGACCCGTTGGGTGAGGGCTACGACATCAGTGATGAAGGGTTCTTCGACTACGAAGGCTTCCTCCATATGCTCACCGGCGGCGCCCTGTCCGTCTACGCGGATGAGGAGCGCTTCGAGTCGGCGTTCGATGTCGACCGGAGCGAGGCGGGCGAGGACGGCATCTGCGAGGTCTGGTTTCCATAG
- a CDS encoding MFS transporter, translating to MAAAPARVGVAMAGLGIVWLVHAETGSFGVAGLVTGSFAVAETLVGPQTARLMDRFGQPRVLVPLLCAHAGAIAALVALTLTGAPVVPLTAAGLAAGATVPQFGALSAARWSALLHGRAELTPAFALETISNEVAFLLGPTLAVLTATQVHPAAGTVLAGVLVVGAGLAFAALRRTAPAPAPDRTATRGPEPLLTRNFATLLAVNLALGVFFGSMQVSVSAFAGVHHAAAAAGFLYGLMSAASLLAGLAYGRHRRHTPPGAQLPLILTLVACASLLPLLANSPWQLGLALLLPGAGVAPCIIVSSTLIESVMDQSILTQAFTWTNSASAAGIAVSAATVGRLVDGPGGTRAGFTVPFLALAATAALTWSSRHALTADTTASRQTSSTGGRQLRG from the coding sequence CTGGCCGCGGCTCCTGCCCGGGTCGGGGTGGCTATGGCCGGCCTCGGTATCGTCTGGCTGGTCCATGCCGAGACCGGATCCTTCGGGGTGGCCGGCCTGGTCACCGGTTCGTTCGCCGTGGCGGAGACCCTGGTGGGCCCGCAGACGGCCCGTCTCATGGACCGTTTCGGACAGCCGCGCGTCCTCGTCCCCCTCCTGTGCGCTCACGCCGGAGCGATCGCCGCCTTGGTCGCGCTGACCCTGACGGGGGCGCCCGTGGTCCCGCTGACGGCGGCCGGCCTCGCCGCCGGGGCGACCGTCCCGCAGTTCGGTGCGCTCTCCGCGGCCCGCTGGTCGGCCTTGTTGCACGGCAGGGCCGAACTCACCCCGGCTTTCGCACTCGAAACGATCAGCAACGAAGTCGCCTTCCTCCTCGGTCCCACCCTCGCGGTGCTGACAGCAACCCAGGTGCACCCGGCCGCGGGTACGGTGCTGGCCGGGGTGCTAGTCGTCGGCGCCGGACTGGCCTTCGCGGCGCTGCGTCGTACGGCCCCGGCGCCCGCCCCGGATCGTACGGCCACCCGGGGCCCGGAGCCTCTGTTGACCCGGAACTTCGCCACGCTACTGGCGGTCAACCTGGCCCTGGGCGTCTTCTTCGGCTCGATGCAGGTCTCGGTGAGCGCCTTCGCCGGCGTTCACCACGCCGCCGCGGCAGCCGGGTTCCTGTACGGACTGATGAGCGCGGCAAGCCTGCTGGCCGGTCTGGCCTACGGGCGACACCGCCGGCACACCCCGCCCGGGGCCCAGCTGCCCCTGATCCTGACCTTAGTCGCCTGCGCATCGCTGCTGCCGCTCCTGGCCAACTCCCCCTGGCAGCTCGGCCTTGCCCTCCTGCTCCCCGGTGCGGGCGTCGCTCCGTGCATCATCGTCTCCTCGACGCTCATCGAGTCGGTCATGGACCAGTCGATCCTGACCCAAGCCTTCACCTGGACGAACTCCGCGAGCGCGGCGGGCATCGCCGTCTCTGCCGCCACGGTCGGCCGACTCGTCGACGGTCCAGGCGGCACACGAGCCGGTTTCACCGTCCCCTTCCTCGCCCTGGCCGCAACCGCAGCCCTGACCTGGTCCAGCCGTCACGCCCTCACTGCCGATACCACGGCCTCCAGGCAGACGTCGTCGACCGGTGGTCGTCAGCTGCGGGGGTGA